In one Verrucomicrobiota bacterium genomic region, the following are encoded:
- a CDS encoding RsmD family RNA methyltransferase, with the protein MRIIGGTAGNTILKVPKGLDVRPTPDLVRQAVFNSLGGRVLDARVLELFGGTGALSLECLSRGASYALCIELSSRHARFIGDNFHAARLPVGSLQVRVQDVFTAIPQLAASAVQFDLIMADPPYGEKNIGSRSRSLAQKTLDHPDLPRLLAPGGLFVLGHAKRDTLTLVPPWHERKRLTHGDSWMRFLECPAPAPAAEPQP; encoded by the coding sequence ATGCGAATCATTGGCGGCACCGCGGGCAACACCATTTTGAAAGTCCCCAAGGGGCTGGACGTCCGCCCCACGCCCGACCTCGTGCGGCAGGCCGTCTTCAACAGCCTCGGCGGGCGCGTGCTCGACGCGCGCGTCCTGGAACTCTTTGGCGGCACCGGCGCGCTGAGCCTGGAATGCCTGAGCCGCGGGGCCAGCTACGCGCTCTGCATCGAACTCTCCAGCCGGCACGCCCGGTTCATTGGCGACAACTTTCACGCCGCCCGGCTCCCGGTCGGCTCCCTGCAAGTGCGCGTGCAGGACGTCTTCACCGCCATCCCCCAGCTCGCCGCCTCGGCGGTGCAGTTTGACCTCATCATGGCCGATCCGCCTTACGGCGAGAAAAACATCGGCAGCCGTTCCCGCTCCCTCGCGCAAAAAACGCTCGACCATCCCGACCTCCCGCGCCTCCTGGCCCCCGGCGGCCTGTTCGTCCTGGGCCACGCCAAGCGCGACACCCTCACCCTCGTCCCGCCCTGGCACGAGCGCAAGCGCCTGACCCACGGCGACTCCTGGATGCGCTTCCTCGAATGCCCAGCCCCCGCGCCCGCCGCCGAACCCCAGCCGTAA
- a CDS encoding zinc-binding dehydrogenase, producing the protein MDLADSVQYIRSVPRWLLVRNTSGRWPSVVTGALSCIRLTRLAPPPLPNGEWVRLQPRLSGICGSDLSTIACKGTPYFSPFVSTPFVLGHELVAEIVEAGPDVPAQWKPGRTVVLEPALGCAVRGMKPLCRPCARGQYANCENILKGSMTAGFQTGFCAGTGGGWSRASVVAHHTQLQAVPEGLSDEEAVLAEPLACSLHAALKLPRQEDQTLLVMGCGTIGLLLIHAYRMAGGRGRILATARFPHQAEMARTLGADLCFGLRGPRETYQWVLEQTGDLRGSGGIYQPELGKPVVLGGVDVVVDCVGLSATLDDAMRLARPGGMILLVGMPGVPSGVDWTSLWYKELHHQSTYAYAYENLPDGRRLKTIELALEYLRAGQGVLKPLVSRQFPLADYRAAIEHAFRTDRPGNFKTVFNLHD; encoded by the coding sequence ATGGACCTAGCCGATTCCGTTCAATACATCCGTTCCGTGCCGCGCTGGCTGCTGGTGCGCAACACCTCCGGCCGCTGGCCCTCGGTAGTCACGGGCGCGCTCTCCTGCATCCGGCTCACCCGGCTCGCGCCGCCGCCGCTGCCCAACGGTGAATGGGTCCGCCTGCAACCGCGCCTCAGCGGCATCTGCGGCTCGGACCTCTCCACCATCGCCTGCAAGGGCACCCCCTACTTTTCCCCCTTCGTCTCCACCCCGTTCGTGCTCGGGCACGAGCTGGTCGCCGAAATCGTCGAGGCCGGGCCCGACGTCCCCGCCCAATGGAAGCCGGGCCGGACCGTCGTGCTGGAACCGGCGCTGGGCTGCGCCGTGCGCGGGATGAAGCCGCTCTGCCGCCCGTGCGCGCGCGGGCAATACGCCAACTGCGAGAACATCCTCAAAGGCAGCATGACCGCCGGGTTCCAGACCGGCTTTTGCGCCGGCACCGGCGGCGGCTGGAGCCGCGCCAGCGTCGTGGCTCATCACACCCAATTGCAGGCCGTGCCGGAGGGGCTGAGCGATGAGGAAGCCGTGCTGGCCGAACCGCTGGCCTGCTCCCTGCACGCCGCGCTCAAACTCCCGCGCCAGGAAGACCAGACCCTGCTCGTCATGGGCTGCGGCACCATCGGCCTCCTGCTCATCCACGCCTACCGCATGGCCGGCGGGCGCGGGCGCATCCTGGCGACCGCCCGATTCCCGCACCAGGCGGAGATGGCCCGCACCCTGGGCGCCGACCTCTGCTTTGGCCTGCGCGGCCCGCGCGAGACCTACCAATGGGTCCTCGAACAAACCGGCGACCTGCGCGGCTCCGGCGGCATCTACCAGCCCGAACTCGGCAAACCCGTCGTCCTCGGCGGCGTGGATGTCGTCGTGGATTGCGTCGGCCTGAGCGCCACCCTCGACGATGCCATGCGCCTGGCCCGCCCCGGCGGCATGATCCTGCTGGTGGGCATGCCGGGCGTGCCCAGCGGCGTGGATTGGACGAGCCTCTGGTACAAGGAACTCCACCACCAGAGCACCTACGCCTACGCCTACGAAAACCTGCCCGACGGCCGCCGCCTCAAGACCATCGAACTCGCGCTGGAATACCTGCGCGCCGGGCAGGGGGTGCTCAAGCCCCTCGTCAGCCGCCAATTCCCCCTGGCCGACTACCGCGCCGCCATCGAGCACGCCTTCCGCACCGACCGGCCCGGCAACTTCAAGACCGTATTCAACCTGCACGACTGA
- a CDS encoding HAD-IB family hydrolase — translation MAVNASSSSVYRAAYCDVDGTLTDTTIVTPLVWMKVHTLAPPWNWLWLASLAGRAPWWWCVDQFSRRASNVAIYSNYRGVSVAKVRSLASDYYQQRIKPKLFPHALDWIRARQSEGVKLVLVTGGLDLFMEPMARDFQADCLAPALEEQDGCFTGRLQGEPFTGAQKAAAVRQHARANGMDLAQSFALGDAIGDLAMMECAGNPVAVNPDRRLLRVAAQRNWKTETWT, via the coding sequence ATGGCTGTGAATGCATCCTCTTCTTCCGTGTACCGCGCCGCGTATTGCGATGTGGACGGGACCTTGACGGATACCACCATCGTCACGCCGCTTGTCTGGATGAAGGTACACACGCTCGCGCCGCCGTGGAATTGGCTCTGGCTGGCCAGCCTGGCCGGGCGCGCTCCCTGGTGGTGGTGCGTGGATCAATTCAGCCGCCGCGCCTCCAACGTCGCCATCTACTCCAACTATCGCGGCGTCTCCGTGGCCAAGGTCCGCAGCTTGGCCTCGGATTATTACCAGCAACGCATCAAGCCCAAGCTGTTCCCCCACGCGCTGGATTGGATTCGCGCGCGGCAAAGCGAGGGCGTCAAACTCGTGCTCGTCACCGGCGGCCTCGATCTGTTCATGGAACCGATGGCCCGCGATTTCCAGGCGGACTGCCTCGCCCCGGCCCTTGAAGAACAGGACGGCTGCTTCACCGGCCGCCTGCAAGGCGAGCCGTTCACCGGCGCGCAAAAGGCCGCCGCCGTGCGCCAGCACGCCCGGGCCAACGGCATGGACCTGGCCCAGTCGTTTGCCCTGGGCGATGCGATTGGCGACCTGGCCATGATGGAATGCGCCGGGAATCCCGTGGCCGTGAACCCGGACCGCCGCCTGCTGCGCGTCGCCGCGCAACGCAATTGGAAAACCGAAACATGGACCTAG
- a CDS encoding AMP-binding protein, protein MNNINEPLSIRRFFAGKHVLLTGSTGFLAKAVMEKVLHDLPDIGGIHLLIRPRLKPDGSRVDARERLHEEILRNSAFGRLREKFGEDFERFCEEKITCITGDLTMERLGLDEKAYAELAGKIHVIINSAATVVFDERLDLALSLNTMGPMRLLELARAANAIYVHVSTAYVSGMRTGNVPEKLLTPLEAIHAQMPPGSPRPERFEVVEEIAYLNRLVEEVKAECQQEIKRQGWEVKSDESRDLLNARLVVAGMKRSQQFGWNDTYTFTKFLGEQLIYQNHGRIPTVIVRPSIIESSLREPEPGWLDGLRMADPIIIGFGKGRLPDFPASLKIVLDIIPADFVVNGILAASAHIARIPGGFDLFTVASSSKNPLWFESLYENVRDYFVKHPFTDRAGKPIILGEWKFRSVPDYRRMMLNRYLRPAKLALAIVNRVPVPGSRKWRPRLKNIISKIEQLIYYVDIYGPYVNLDCRFETEHAAELLQSLVPEEREAFNFDPRRFHWRNYLQDVHIPGLKRNILRMEEVPRTGAGQGKLLEEEQEAGQKRRAIVSVRGVPQTIVELALRGKERFGNKPMAEIRRSNPENGPAHVRLSYAEMYDRATDQARLLAARLNLHAGDRVALLGENCPEWALGYLSVSRAGATVVPLDRTMPPAEIARILKFTEAKAILISPNLFKQGAGHLGQGNGLPPCLNLLAGLTPFDGQKWPVPGTAADVANRTLREPSAETLASILFTSGTTLDPKGVMLHHSNFIANAMAVAEVLEPLESDRFLSVLPMHHAFEFTAGFLIPMYGGSTVHHLEVLRGQEILDTMKLNEITVMIGVPRLFKLFMDGIRLRIEQAGVKGRVALEAGEMACLLGEVVGCNTMRPKMFRKVHDAFGGHVRAFVSGGAALDPEIFHFFRRFGITICEGYGLTETSPVLTVNPMVGAKAGSVGSVIPGMEISIQNLGDEENVGEVLARGPSIMHGYWRNPAATAAVMENGWFKTGDLGRLDHEGYLHITGRLKDIIVTSAGKNVYPDDVEYYLKNLSGVKELCVVGLPGRNGQGEEVTAVLVLDAGANKENIVAEVAHRTRDLPSHQRIARVEFQTEELPKTSTLKVQRGKVRARYTGAVVEKFTAPATAALTVAAPEVITDLNAVEIEVARLVARVAGNLAPADISPAHKLQMDLGIDSIGRVDLLQMIEVRFGVTFPGEAEARIFTVQDVTALVKEAVGSDALKTKSQRRRALWERAHVRKDVLEAGMQQTAGRRVLRKSWDTVLNLVMDVHVRVRGGGLENLPKTGPYIIVANHSSHLDLPAIRKVLGPHAEKLHAMAAKDYFFDSSIKAWFFTTFLNALPLDREANAAESLAVCKTVLDSGRALLIFPEGTRTITGELQPFKPGIGVLAMELDVPLVPVWLQGTYAAWPKGRRFPRPGRVEVRIGPPVDLAPLKSARETVAASELYRRSAALLRERVEALADLPPIR, encoded by the coding sequence TCGGCGAAGATTTTGAGCGTTTTTGTGAAGAGAAGATCACGTGCATCACGGGCGACCTGACCATGGAGCGACTGGGGCTCGATGAAAAGGCCTATGCCGAGTTGGCCGGGAAGATTCACGTCATCATTAACAGTGCGGCCACGGTGGTATTTGATGAGCGGCTGGATTTGGCGTTAAGCCTGAATACCATGGGCCCCATGCGGCTCCTGGAATTGGCCAGGGCAGCCAATGCCATCTACGTTCACGTCTCCACCGCGTATGTAAGTGGTATGCGAACCGGCAATGTGCCGGAAAAATTGCTCACCCCATTGGAGGCCATCCACGCACAAATGCCCCCTGGCTCACCACGCCCGGAGCGCTTTGAGGTCGTCGAGGAAATTGCGTACTTGAACCGGTTGGTCGAGGAAGTCAAAGCCGAGTGCCAGCAGGAAATCAAACGCCAGGGATGGGAGGTCAAGAGCGATGAATCGCGCGATTTGCTCAATGCCCGCTTGGTGGTCGCCGGCATGAAACGTTCTCAGCAGTTTGGCTGGAATGACACTTATACGTTCACCAAGTTCCTCGGCGAACAGTTGATTTACCAGAATCATGGCCGTATCCCGACGGTCATCGTACGCCCTTCCATCATCGAATCCTCGCTGCGCGAGCCAGAACCTGGCTGGCTGGATGGTTTGCGCATGGCGGACCCGATCATCATCGGCTTTGGCAAAGGGCGGTTGCCCGATTTTCCCGCCAGTCTTAAGATCGTGTTGGACATTATCCCGGCGGATTTCGTGGTAAATGGTATCCTCGCCGCCAGCGCGCATATCGCCCGGATACCGGGTGGCTTCGATCTGTTCACGGTTGCCAGTTCCAGCAAGAATCCGCTTTGGTTTGAAAGCCTTTACGAAAACGTCCGGGATTACTTTGTTAAACACCCGTTCACGGATCGTGCCGGCAAGCCCATTATCCTTGGGGAATGGAAGTTTCGCAGCGTGCCCGATTATCGGCGCATGATGCTGAACCGTTATTTACGCCCGGCCAAACTGGCGCTGGCCATTGTCAATCGCGTCCCCGTTCCCGGCTCCCGCAAGTGGCGGCCTCGCTTGAAGAATATTATCTCCAAGATTGAGCAGTTGATCTATTACGTGGATATTTACGGACCGTATGTGAATCTGGATTGCCGGTTTGAAACCGAACACGCCGCCGAACTGCTGCAGTCGTTGGTGCCTGAGGAACGCGAGGCATTCAATTTTGACCCCCGCCGGTTCCATTGGCGCAATTATTTGCAGGATGTGCATATTCCCGGTCTCAAGCGGAATATCCTGCGCATGGAAGAGGTGCCGCGCACTGGGGCCGGTCAGGGCAAGTTGCTGGAGGAAGAGCAGGAGGCGGGACAAAAGCGGCGTGCCATTGTGAGTGTGCGGGGTGTACCGCAAACCATTGTGGAACTGGCGTTGCGCGGCAAGGAACGATTTGGAAACAAGCCGATGGCTGAGATTCGGCGTTCCAATCCCGAGAATGGGCCCGCTCATGTGCGGTTGAGCTACGCGGAAATGTATGATCGTGCCACAGATCAGGCCAGACTGCTGGCAGCGCGATTGAATCTGCACGCCGGGGATCGTGTGGCGTTGCTGGGTGAAAACTGCCCAGAATGGGCGCTCGGCTATTTGTCGGTTTCCCGTGCCGGAGCCACGGTGGTGCCATTGGATCGCACCATGCCACCCGCCGAGATCGCGCGTATTCTCAAGTTCACCGAGGCTAAGGCGATCCTCATTTCACCTAATCTTTTCAAGCAGGGAGCGGGACATCTGGGGCAAGGGAACGGTCTGCCGCCATGCCTGAATCTGCTCGCGGGATTAACCCCGTTTGATGGCCAGAAGTGGCCGGTGCCCGGCACTGCCGCGGACGTTGCGAACCGAACATTGCGGGAACCATCGGCGGAGACCCTGGCTTCGATCCTGTTCACCAGCGGGACCACCCTCGATCCCAAGGGGGTAATGCTGCATCACTCCAACTTCATTGCCAACGCCATGGCGGTGGCGGAAGTGCTCGAACCGCTGGAGAGTGATCGTTTTCTCTCGGTCCTGCCCATGCATCATGCGTTTGAGTTCACGGCGGGTTTCCTTATTCCGATGTATGGCGGTTCCACCGTGCATCACCTCGAGGTGCTGCGCGGCCAGGAAATCCTGGACACCATGAAGCTGAATGAAATCACGGTGATGATCGGCGTCCCGCGCCTCTTCAAGCTGTTCATGGATGGCATCCGCCTACGCATTGAGCAAGCGGGGGTGAAGGGACGGGTGGCGCTGGAGGCGGGGGAGATGGCCTGCCTGCTTGGCGAAGTCGTGGGGTGCAACACGATGCGCCCGAAAATGTTTCGCAAAGTGCATGATGCCTTCGGCGGTCATGTGCGTGCGTTTGTTTCCGGCGGGGCGGCGTTGGATCCGGAAATATTTCATTTTTTCCGCCGGTTCGGCATCACCATCTGCGAAGGCTACGGCCTTACGGAAACGTCGCCGGTGCTTACCGTCAATCCCATGGTGGGAGCCAAGGCCGGCTCGGTTGGCTCAGTGATTCCCGGCATGGAGATCAGCATTCAGAACCTGGGCGACGAGGAAAACGTCGGCGAGGTGCTCGCGCGCGGTCCCTCGATCATGCACGGGTATTGGCGCAATCCCGCCGCCACGGCGGCGGTCATGGAAAACGGCTGGTTCAAGACCGGCGACCTCGGGCGCCTGGACCACGAGGGCTACTTGCACATTACCGGACGGCTCAAGGATATTATTGTCACCAGTGCAGGCAAGAACGTGTATCCGGATGATGTGGAGTATTATCTCAAGAACCTTTCTGGCGTGAAGGAACTATGCGTCGTCGGCTTGCCGGGACGCAACGGCCAGGGGGAAGAGGTGACCGCCGTGCTGGTGTTGGATGCCGGGGCAAACAAGGAAAACATCGTTGCCGAAGTCGCGCATCGCACTCGGGATTTGCCAAGCCACCAGCGGATTGCCCGCGTCGAATTTCAAACCGAAGAGTTGCCGAAGACGTCCACGCTCAAGGTGCAGCGCGGCAAAGTCCGGGCGCGTTATACCGGTGCAGTCGTGGAGAAATTCACCGCCCCCGCCACCGCCGCTTTAACGGTAGCTGCCCCCGAGGTGATTACAGACTTAAACGCGGTGGAGATTGAAGTCGCACGCCTCGTGGCTCGGGTGGCCGGCAACCTTGCTCCCGCCGATATCTCGCCCGCGCACAAGTTGCAGATGGACCTGGGCATTGATTCCATCGGGCGCGTGGACTTGCTGCAAATGATCGAAGTCCGTTTTGGCGTCACGTTCCCCGGCGAGGCTGAGGCACGTATTTTCACGGTGCAGGACGTCACCGCGCTCGTCAAGGAGGCCGTAGGCAGTGATGCGTTGAAGACAAAATCGCAACGCCGACGTGCCCTGTGGGAGCGCGCCCATGTGCGGAAGGACGTGTTGGAGGCGGGCATGCAGCAAACGGCCGGGCGCCGTGTATTGCGCAAGTCCTGGGACACCGTCCTCAACTTGGTCATGGATGTTCACGTGCGGGTGCGCGGCGGCGGGCTCGAAAACCTGCCCAAGACCGGCCCCTACATCATCGTCGCCAACCACTCCAGCCACCTGGATTTGCCCGCCATCCGCAAGGTGCTCGGGCCGCACGCCGAGAAGCTGCACGCCATGGCGGCCAAGGACTATTTCTTCGACTCCAGCATCAAAGCCTGGTTCTTCACCACCTTCCTGAACGCGCTGCCGCTGGACCGCGAAGCGAACGCGGCGGAAAGCCTGGCCGTGTGCAAGACGGTCTTGGATAGCGGGCGCGCCTTATTGATCTTCCCGGAAGGCACGCGCACCATCACCGGCGAATTACAGCCGTTCAAGCCGGGCATCGGCGTGCTGGCGATGGAATTGGATGTGCCGTTGGTGCCGGTGTGGTTGCAGGGCACCTATGCTGCATGGCCCAAAGGACGGCGTTTTCCGCGTCCAGGGCGGGTGGAAGTACGGATTGGTCCCCCGGTGGACCTTGCGCCGCTCAAGTCGGCGCGGGAGACGGTCGCGGCTTCCGAACTCTACCGCCGTTCAGCCGCGTTGCTGCGCGAACGGGTGGAAGCTTTGGCGGACTTGCCGCCCATCCGCTGA